The following are from one region of the Synechococcus sp. CBW1108 genome:
- the atpE gene encoding ATP synthase F0 subunit C: MDSITSAASVLAAGLAVGLGAIGPGIGQGTAAGGAVEGIARQPEAEGKIRGTLLLSLAFMEALTIYGLVVALVLLFANPFAG; encoded by the coding sequence ATGGATTCCATCACCTCCGCTGCGTCTGTTCTGGCTGCTGGCCTGGCTGTCGGCCTCGGTGCCATCGGCCCCGGCATCGGTCAGGGCACCGCAGCTGGCGGCGCCGTTGAAGGCATTGCACGTCAGCCCGAAGCCGAAGGCAAGATCCGCGGCACCCTGCTGCTGTCCCTGGCCTTCATGGAAGCGCTCACCATCTACGGCCTCGTGGTCGCCCTGGTGCTGCTGTTCGCCAACCCCTTCGCAGGTTGA